The proteins below come from a single Notamacropus eugenii isolate mMacEug1 chromosome 7, mMacEug1.pri_v2, whole genome shotgun sequence genomic window:
- the IRF9 gene encoding interferon regulatory factor 9 isoform X9 yields the protein MFPVVPSRMASGRARSTRKLRNWVLEQVESGKFPGVCWDDADKTMFRIPWKHAGKQDFREEQDAAFFKAWAIFKGKYREGDQADPAAWKTRLRCALNKSPEFEEVPERGHMEGPEPYKVYRLLPSGTLPDPFLIPTPGPDSSGASTAPQAIQKLQPKRKHTLLSSEEEDNVESKRSCIPNLPSLQNTLGIMVPSEGPSSSFQNMDDSGIGSNSNSPEPHEVADSTDVTLAADGEIHQSPYLSDADCFLLLTFHYSGHLVGKTEVHGPDCRLIAKPSGTQNSIEQVMLPSASVLSEPALQLSTENLLKHFDRGILVASNSRGLFVQRLCTIPISWTGPCTPSGPGPHLLQDKICVEVFNSAKFFQGLAQYRKGLAPPPEFQVTLNFLEEHCGPGYTHKNLITVQMEQAFARYLL from the exons ATGTTTCCAGTTGTTCCCTCTAGGATGGCATCTGGCCGGGCTCGAAGTACGCGTAAACTTCGCAACTGGGTTCTGGAGCAGGTGGAGAGTGGGAAGTTCCCAGGAGTGTGCTGGGATGATGCAGACAAGACCATGTTCCGCATCCCCTGGAAGCATGCAGGCAAGCAGGATTTCAGAGAAGAACAAGATGCCGCTTTCTTCAAG GCCTGGGCAATATTCAAAGGGAAATATCGAGAAGGAGACCAAGCTGACCCTGCAGCCTGGAAGACACGCCTTCGGTGTGCCCTCAATAAGAGCCCTGAGTTTGAGGAGGTCCCAGAGAGAGGCCACATGGAAGGGCCTGAGCCCTACAAGGTGTACCGGCTCCTGCCTTCTGGCACCCTTCCTG ATCCATTCTTAATCCCCACTCCTGGCCCTGACTCCTCTGGTGCTTCCACAGCCCCACAAGCTATCCAGAAACTTCAGCCAAAGAGAAAACACACTTTATTATCCTCAGAGGAAGAAGATAATGTAGAGAGTAAACGGAGTTGCATACCTAACCTGCCCTCACTGCAGAACACCCTTGGAATCATG GTTCCAAGTGAGGGACCCAGCAGCAGCTTTCAGAACATGGATGATTCTGGTATTGGAAGCAACAGCAACAGCCCTGAGCCCCATGAAG TTGCTGACTCTACTGATGTCACTTTAGCAGCTGATGGagaaatccaccagtcacctTACCTTTCAGATGCAG aTTGCTTCCTTTTGCTCACCTTCCATTACAGTGGGCATTTGGTTGGAAAGACTGAGGTACATGGCCCTGACTGCCGACTCATAGCCAAACCTTCAGGAACCCAGAATAGCATAGAGCAGGTGATGCTACCTTCTGCCAGTGTACTCTCTGAACCAGCTCTCCAGTTATCCACAGAGAACCTCCTGAAACACTTTGACCGTGGCATCTTGGTAGCTAGCAATTCCCGAGGTCTTTTTGTGCAGCGCCTCTGTACCATTCCCATTTCCTGGACTGGTCCCTGCACTCCGTCCGGGCCTGGACCCCATCTGCTACAGGACAAAATATGTGTGGAAGTCTTTAATTCTGCCAAATTCTTCCAAG GCCTAGCCCAATACCGCAAGGGCCTGGCCCCACCCCCTGAATTCCAGGTGACCCTAAATTTTTTGGAGGAGCACTGTGGTCCTGGATATACTCATAAGAATCTCATCACAGTCCAG ATGGAGCAGGCCTTTGCTCGATACCTGCTGTAA
- the IRF9 gene encoding interferon regulatory factor 9 isoform X13 yields MASGRARSTRKLRNWVLEQVESGKFPGVCWDDADKTMFRIPWKHAGKQDFREEQDAAFFKAWAIFKGKYREGDQADPAAWKTRLRCALNKSPEFEEVPERGHMEGPEPYKVYRLLPSGTLPAPQAIQKLQPKRKHTLLSSEEEDNVESKRSCIPNLPSLQNTLGIMVPSEGPSSSFQNMDDSGIGSNSNSPEPHEVADSTDVTLAADGEIHQSPYLSDADCFLLLTFHYSGHLVGKTEVHGPDCRLIAKPSGTQNSIEQVMLPSASVLSEPALQLSTENLLKHFDRGILVASNSRGLFVQRLCTIPISWTGPCTPSGPGPHLLQDKICVEVFNSAKFFQGLAQYRKGLAPPPEFQVTLNFLEEHCGPGYTHKNLITVQMEQAFARYLL; encoded by the exons ATGGCATCTGGCCGGGCTCGAAGTACGCGTAAACTTCGCAACTGGGTTCTGGAGCAGGTGGAGAGTGGGAAGTTCCCAGGAGTGTGCTGGGATGATGCAGACAAGACCATGTTCCGCATCCCCTGGAAGCATGCAGGCAAGCAGGATTTCAGAGAAGAACAAGATGCCGCTTTCTTCAAG GCCTGGGCAATATTCAAAGGGAAATATCGAGAAGGAGACCAAGCTGACCCTGCAGCCTGGAAGACACGCCTTCGGTGTGCCCTCAATAAGAGCCCTGAGTTTGAGGAGGTCCCAGAGAGAGGCCACATGGAAGGGCCTGAGCCCTACAAGGTGTACCGGCTCCTGCCTTCTGGCACCCTTCCTG CCCCACAAGCTATCCAGAAACTTCAGCCAAAGAGAAAACACACTTTATTATCCTCAGAGGAAGAAGATAATGTAGAGAGTAAACGGAGTTGCATACCTAACCTGCCCTCACTGCAGAACACCCTTGGAATCATG GTTCCAAGTGAGGGACCCAGCAGCAGCTTTCAGAACATGGATGATTCTGGTATTGGAAGCAACAGCAACAGCCCTGAGCCCCATGAAG TTGCTGACTCTACTGATGTCACTTTAGCAGCTGATGGagaaatccaccagtcacctTACCTTTCAGATGCAG aTTGCTTCCTTTTGCTCACCTTCCATTACAGTGGGCATTTGGTTGGAAAGACTGAGGTACATGGCCCTGACTGCCGACTCATAGCCAAACCTTCAGGAACCCAGAATAGCATAGAGCAGGTGATGCTACCTTCTGCCAGTGTACTCTCTGAACCAGCTCTCCAGTTATCCACAGAGAACCTCCTGAAACACTTTGACCGTGGCATCTTGGTAGCTAGCAATTCCCGAGGTCTTTTTGTGCAGCGCCTCTGTACCATTCCCATTTCCTGGACTGGTCCCTGCACTCCGTCCGGGCCTGGACCCCATCTGCTACAGGACAAAATATGTGTGGAAGTCTTTAATTCTGCCAAATTCTTCCAAG GCCTAGCCCAATACCGCAAGGGCCTGGCCCCACCCCCTGAATTCCAGGTGACCCTAAATTTTTTGGAGGAGCACTGTGGTCCTGGATATACTCATAAGAATCTCATCACAGTCCAG ATGGAGCAGGCCTTTGCTCGATACCTGCTGTAA
- the IRF9 gene encoding interferon regulatory factor 9 isoform X3, with the protein MFPVVPSRMASGRARSTRKLRNWVLEQVESGKFPGVCWDDADKTMFRIPWKHAGKQDFREEQDAAFFKAWAIFKGKYREGDQADPAAWKTRLRCALNKSPEFEEVPERGHMEGPEPYKVYRLLPSGTLPGDYCPPCSPVPILGNNISHTLREGWNEFGESDSSFPKAEPSDPFLIPTPGPDSSGASTAPQAIQKLQPKRKHTLLSSEEEDNVESKRSCIPNLPSLQNTLGIMVPSEGPSSSFQNMDDSGIGSNSNSPEPHEVADSTDVTLAADGEIHQSPYLSDADCFLLLTFHYSGHLVGKTEVHGPDCRLIAKPSGTQNSIEQVMLPSASVLSEPALQLSTENLLKHFDRGILVASNSRGLFVQRLCTIPISWTGPCTPSGPGPHLLQDKICVEVFNSAKFFQGLAQYRKGLAPPPEFQVTLNFLEEHCGPGYTHKNLITVQMEQAFARYLL; encoded by the exons ATGTTTCCAGTTGTTCCCTCTAGGATGGCATCTGGCCGGGCTCGAAGTACGCGTAAACTTCGCAACTGGGTTCTGGAGCAGGTGGAGAGTGGGAAGTTCCCAGGAGTGTGCTGGGATGATGCAGACAAGACCATGTTCCGCATCCCCTGGAAGCATGCAGGCAAGCAGGATTTCAGAGAAGAACAAGATGCCGCTTTCTTCAAG GCCTGGGCAATATTCAAAGGGAAATATCGAGAAGGAGACCAAGCTGACCCTGCAGCCTGGAAGACACGCCTTCGGTGTGCCCTCAATAAGAGCCCTGAGTTTGAGGAGGTCCCAGAGAGAGGCCACATGGAAGGGCCTGAGCCCTACAAGGTGTACCGGCTCCTGCCTTCTGGCACCCTTCCTGGTGACTACTGCCCCCCATGCTCCCCAGTACCCATCCTTGGAAACAATATAAGTCACACCCTGAGAGAAGGGTGGAATGAATTTGGGGAGTCTGATTCATCTTTCCCCAAGGCAGAACCTTCAG ATCCATTCTTAATCCCCACTCCTGGCCCTGACTCCTCTGGTGCTTCCACAGCCCCACAAGCTATCCAGAAACTTCAGCCAAAGAGAAAACACACTTTATTATCCTCAGAGGAAGAAGATAATGTAGAGAGTAAACGGAGTTGCATACCTAACCTGCCCTCACTGCAGAACACCCTTGGAATCATG GTTCCAAGTGAGGGACCCAGCAGCAGCTTTCAGAACATGGATGATTCTGGTATTGGAAGCAACAGCAACAGCCCTGAGCCCCATGAAG TTGCTGACTCTACTGATGTCACTTTAGCAGCTGATGGagaaatccaccagtcacctTACCTTTCAGATGCAG aTTGCTTCCTTTTGCTCACCTTCCATTACAGTGGGCATTTGGTTGGAAAGACTGAGGTACATGGCCCTGACTGCCGACTCATAGCCAAACCTTCAGGAACCCAGAATAGCATAGAGCAGGTGATGCTACCTTCTGCCAGTGTACTCTCTGAACCAGCTCTCCAGTTATCCACAGAGAACCTCCTGAAACACTTTGACCGTGGCATCTTGGTAGCTAGCAATTCCCGAGGTCTTTTTGTGCAGCGCCTCTGTACCATTCCCATTTCCTGGACTGGTCCCTGCACTCCGTCCGGGCCTGGACCCCATCTGCTACAGGACAAAATATGTGTGGAAGTCTTTAATTCTGCCAAATTCTTCCAAG GCCTAGCCCAATACCGCAAGGGCCTGGCCCCACCCCCTGAATTCCAGGTGACCCTAAATTTTTTGGAGGAGCACTGTGGTCCTGGATATACTCATAAGAATCTCATCACAGTCCAG ATGGAGCAGGCCTTTGCTCGATACCTGCTGTAA
- the IRF9 gene encoding interferon regulatory factor 9 isoform X6, with protein sequence MASGRARSTRKLRNWVLEQVESGKFPGVCWDDADKTMFRIPWKHAGKQDFREEQDAAFFKAWAIFKGKYREGDQADPAAWKTRLRCALNKSPEFEEVPERGHMEGPEPYKVYRLLPSGTLPGDYCPPCSPVPILGNNISHTLREGWNEFGESDSSFPKAEPSAPQAIQKLQPKRKHTLLSSEEEDNVESKRSCIPNLPSLQNTLGIMVPSEGPSSSFQNMDDSGIGSNSNSPEPHEVADSTDVTLAADGEIHQSPYLSDADCFLLLTFHYSGHLVGKTEVHGPDCRLIAKPSGTQNSIEQVMLPSASVLSEPALQLSTENLLKHFDRGILVASNSRGLFVQRLCTIPISWTGPCTPSGPGPHLLQDKICVEVFNSAKFFQGLAQYRKGLAPPPEFQVTLNFLEEHCGPGYTHKNLITVQMEQAFARYLL encoded by the exons ATGGCATCTGGCCGGGCTCGAAGTACGCGTAAACTTCGCAACTGGGTTCTGGAGCAGGTGGAGAGTGGGAAGTTCCCAGGAGTGTGCTGGGATGATGCAGACAAGACCATGTTCCGCATCCCCTGGAAGCATGCAGGCAAGCAGGATTTCAGAGAAGAACAAGATGCCGCTTTCTTCAAG GCCTGGGCAATATTCAAAGGGAAATATCGAGAAGGAGACCAAGCTGACCCTGCAGCCTGGAAGACACGCCTTCGGTGTGCCCTCAATAAGAGCCCTGAGTTTGAGGAGGTCCCAGAGAGAGGCCACATGGAAGGGCCTGAGCCCTACAAGGTGTACCGGCTCCTGCCTTCTGGCACCCTTCCTGGTGACTACTGCCCCCCATGCTCCCCAGTACCCATCCTTGGAAACAATATAAGTCACACCCTGAGAGAAGGGTGGAATGAATTTGGGGAGTCTGATTCATCTTTCCCCAAGGCAGAACCTTCAG CCCCACAAGCTATCCAGAAACTTCAGCCAAAGAGAAAACACACTTTATTATCCTCAGAGGAAGAAGATAATGTAGAGAGTAAACGGAGTTGCATACCTAACCTGCCCTCACTGCAGAACACCCTTGGAATCATG GTTCCAAGTGAGGGACCCAGCAGCAGCTTTCAGAACATGGATGATTCTGGTATTGGAAGCAACAGCAACAGCCCTGAGCCCCATGAAG TTGCTGACTCTACTGATGTCACTTTAGCAGCTGATGGagaaatccaccagtcacctTACCTTTCAGATGCAG aTTGCTTCCTTTTGCTCACCTTCCATTACAGTGGGCATTTGGTTGGAAAGACTGAGGTACATGGCCCTGACTGCCGACTCATAGCCAAACCTTCAGGAACCCAGAATAGCATAGAGCAGGTGATGCTACCTTCTGCCAGTGTACTCTCTGAACCAGCTCTCCAGTTATCCACAGAGAACCTCCTGAAACACTTTGACCGTGGCATCTTGGTAGCTAGCAATTCCCGAGGTCTTTTTGTGCAGCGCCTCTGTACCATTCCCATTTCCTGGACTGGTCCCTGCACTCCGTCCGGGCCTGGACCCCATCTGCTACAGGACAAAATATGTGTGGAAGTCTTTAATTCTGCCAAATTCTTCCAAG GCCTAGCCCAATACCGCAAGGGCCTGGCCCCACCCCCTGAATTCCAGGTGACCCTAAATTTTTTGGAGGAGCACTGTGGTCCTGGATATACTCATAAGAATCTCATCACAGTCCAG ATGGAGCAGGCCTTTGCTCGATACCTGCTGTAA
- the IRF9 gene encoding interferon regulatory factor 9 isoform X7, with amino-acid sequence MASGRARSTRKLRNWVLEQVESGKFPGVCWDDADKTMFRIPWKHAGKQDFREEQDAAFFKAWAIFKGKYREGDQADPAAWKTRLRCALNKSPEFEEVPERGHMEGPEPYKVYRLLPSGTLPGDYCPPCSPVPILGNNISHTLREGWNEFGESDSSFPKAEPSDPFLIPTPGPDSSGASTAPQAIQKLQPKRKHTLLSSEEEDNVESKRSCIPNLPSLQNTLGIMVPSEGPSSSFQNMDDSGIGSNSNSPEPHEDCFLLLTFHYSGHLVGKTEVHGPDCRLIAKPSGTQNSIEQVMLPSASVLSEPALQLSTENLLKHFDRGILVASNSRGLFVQRLCTIPISWTGPCTPSGPGPHLLQDKICVEVFNSAKFFQGLAQYRKGLAPPPEFQVTLNFLEEHCGPGYTHKNLITVQMEQAFARYLL; translated from the exons ATGGCATCTGGCCGGGCTCGAAGTACGCGTAAACTTCGCAACTGGGTTCTGGAGCAGGTGGAGAGTGGGAAGTTCCCAGGAGTGTGCTGGGATGATGCAGACAAGACCATGTTCCGCATCCCCTGGAAGCATGCAGGCAAGCAGGATTTCAGAGAAGAACAAGATGCCGCTTTCTTCAAG GCCTGGGCAATATTCAAAGGGAAATATCGAGAAGGAGACCAAGCTGACCCTGCAGCCTGGAAGACACGCCTTCGGTGTGCCCTCAATAAGAGCCCTGAGTTTGAGGAGGTCCCAGAGAGAGGCCACATGGAAGGGCCTGAGCCCTACAAGGTGTACCGGCTCCTGCCTTCTGGCACCCTTCCTGGTGACTACTGCCCCCCATGCTCCCCAGTACCCATCCTTGGAAACAATATAAGTCACACCCTGAGAGAAGGGTGGAATGAATTTGGGGAGTCTGATTCATCTTTCCCCAAGGCAGAACCTTCAG ATCCATTCTTAATCCCCACTCCTGGCCCTGACTCCTCTGGTGCTTCCACAGCCCCACAAGCTATCCAGAAACTTCAGCCAAAGAGAAAACACACTTTATTATCCTCAGAGGAAGAAGATAATGTAGAGAGTAAACGGAGTTGCATACCTAACCTGCCCTCACTGCAGAACACCCTTGGAATCATG GTTCCAAGTGAGGGACCCAGCAGCAGCTTTCAGAACATGGATGATTCTGGTATTGGAAGCAACAGCAACAGCCCTGAGCCCCATGAAG aTTGCTTCCTTTTGCTCACCTTCCATTACAGTGGGCATTTGGTTGGAAAGACTGAGGTACATGGCCCTGACTGCCGACTCATAGCCAAACCTTCAGGAACCCAGAATAGCATAGAGCAGGTGATGCTACCTTCTGCCAGTGTACTCTCTGAACCAGCTCTCCAGTTATCCACAGAGAACCTCCTGAAACACTTTGACCGTGGCATCTTGGTAGCTAGCAATTCCCGAGGTCTTTTTGTGCAGCGCCTCTGTACCATTCCCATTTCCTGGACTGGTCCCTGCACTCCGTCCGGGCCTGGACCCCATCTGCTACAGGACAAAATATGTGTGGAAGTCTTTAATTCTGCCAAATTCTTCCAAG GCCTAGCCCAATACCGCAAGGGCCTGGCCCCACCCCCTGAATTCCAGGTGACCCTAAATTTTTTGGAGGAGCACTGTGGTCCTGGATATACTCATAAGAATCTCATCACAGTCCAG ATGGAGCAGGCCTTTGCTCGATACCTGCTGTAA
- the IRF9 gene encoding interferon regulatory factor 9 isoform X15 codes for MASGRARSTRKLRNWVLEQVESGKFPGVCWDDADKTMFRIPWKHAGKQDFREEQDAAFFKAWAIFKGKYREGDQADPAAWKTRLRCALNKSPEFEEVPERGHMEGPEPYKVYRLLPSGTLPAPQAIQKLQPKRKHTLLSSEEEDNVESKRSCIPNLPSLQNTLGIMVPSEGPSSSFQNMDDSGIGSNSNSPEPHEDCFLLLTFHYSGHLVGKTEVHGPDCRLIAKPSGTQNSIEQVMLPSASVLSEPALQLSTENLLKHFDRGILVASNSRGLFVQRLCTIPISWTGPCTPSGPGPHLLQDKICVEVFNSAKFFQGLAQYRKGLAPPPEFQVTLNFLEEHCGPGYTHKNLITVQMEQAFARYLL; via the exons ATGGCATCTGGCCGGGCTCGAAGTACGCGTAAACTTCGCAACTGGGTTCTGGAGCAGGTGGAGAGTGGGAAGTTCCCAGGAGTGTGCTGGGATGATGCAGACAAGACCATGTTCCGCATCCCCTGGAAGCATGCAGGCAAGCAGGATTTCAGAGAAGAACAAGATGCCGCTTTCTTCAAG GCCTGGGCAATATTCAAAGGGAAATATCGAGAAGGAGACCAAGCTGACCCTGCAGCCTGGAAGACACGCCTTCGGTGTGCCCTCAATAAGAGCCCTGAGTTTGAGGAGGTCCCAGAGAGAGGCCACATGGAAGGGCCTGAGCCCTACAAGGTGTACCGGCTCCTGCCTTCTGGCACCCTTCCTG CCCCACAAGCTATCCAGAAACTTCAGCCAAAGAGAAAACACACTTTATTATCCTCAGAGGAAGAAGATAATGTAGAGAGTAAACGGAGTTGCATACCTAACCTGCCCTCACTGCAGAACACCCTTGGAATCATG GTTCCAAGTGAGGGACCCAGCAGCAGCTTTCAGAACATGGATGATTCTGGTATTGGAAGCAACAGCAACAGCCCTGAGCCCCATGAAG aTTGCTTCCTTTTGCTCACCTTCCATTACAGTGGGCATTTGGTTGGAAAGACTGAGGTACATGGCCCTGACTGCCGACTCATAGCCAAACCTTCAGGAACCCAGAATAGCATAGAGCAGGTGATGCTACCTTCTGCCAGTGTACTCTCTGAACCAGCTCTCCAGTTATCCACAGAGAACCTCCTGAAACACTTTGACCGTGGCATCTTGGTAGCTAGCAATTCCCGAGGTCTTTTTGTGCAGCGCCTCTGTACCATTCCCATTTCCTGGACTGGTCCCTGCACTCCGTCCGGGCCTGGACCCCATCTGCTACAGGACAAAATATGTGTGGAAGTCTTTAATTCTGCCAAATTCTTCCAAG GCCTAGCCCAATACCGCAAGGGCCTGGCCCCACCCCCTGAATTCCAGGTGACCCTAAATTTTTTGGAGGAGCACTGTGGTCCTGGATATACTCATAAGAATCTCATCACAGTCCAG ATGGAGCAGGCCTTTGCTCGATACCTGCTGTAA
- the IRF9 gene encoding interferon regulatory factor 9 isoform X2, translating to MRKRQFVPSRMASGRARSTRKLRNWVLEQVESGKFPGVCWDDADKTMFRIPWKHAGKQDFREEQDAAFFKAWAIFKGKYREGDQADPAAWKTRLRCALNKSPEFEEVPERGHMEGPEPYKVYRLLPSGTLPAPQAIQKLQPKRKHTLLSSEEEDNVESKRSCIPNLPSLQNTLGIMVPSEGPSSSFQNMDDSGIGSNSNSPEPHEVADSTDVTLAADGEIHQSPYLSDADCFLLLTFHYSGHLVGKTEVHGPDCRLIAKPSGTQNSIEQVMLPSASVLSEPALQLSTENLLKHFDRGILVASNSRGLFVQRLCTIPISWTGPCTPSGPGPHLLQDKICVEVFNSAKFFQGLAQYRKGLAPPPEFQVTLNFLEEHCGPGYTHKNLITVQMEQAFARYLL from the exons ATGAGGAAGAGGCagt TTGTTCCCTCTAGGATGGCATCTGGCCGGGCTCGAAGTACGCGTAAACTTCGCAACTGGGTTCTGGAGCAGGTGGAGAGTGGGAAGTTCCCAGGAGTGTGCTGGGATGATGCAGACAAGACCATGTTCCGCATCCCCTGGAAGCATGCAGGCAAGCAGGATTTCAGAGAAGAACAAGATGCCGCTTTCTTCAAG GCCTGGGCAATATTCAAAGGGAAATATCGAGAAGGAGACCAAGCTGACCCTGCAGCCTGGAAGACACGCCTTCGGTGTGCCCTCAATAAGAGCCCTGAGTTTGAGGAGGTCCCAGAGAGAGGCCACATGGAAGGGCCTGAGCCCTACAAGGTGTACCGGCTCCTGCCTTCTGGCACCCTTCCTG CCCCACAAGCTATCCAGAAACTTCAGCCAAAGAGAAAACACACTTTATTATCCTCAGAGGAAGAAGATAATGTAGAGAGTAAACGGAGTTGCATACCTAACCTGCCCTCACTGCAGAACACCCTTGGAATCATG GTTCCAAGTGAGGGACCCAGCAGCAGCTTTCAGAACATGGATGATTCTGGTATTGGAAGCAACAGCAACAGCCCTGAGCCCCATGAAG TTGCTGACTCTACTGATGTCACTTTAGCAGCTGATGGagaaatccaccagtcacctTACCTTTCAGATGCAG aTTGCTTCCTTTTGCTCACCTTCCATTACAGTGGGCATTTGGTTGGAAAGACTGAGGTACATGGCCCTGACTGCCGACTCATAGCCAAACCTTCAGGAACCCAGAATAGCATAGAGCAGGTGATGCTACCTTCTGCCAGTGTACTCTCTGAACCAGCTCTCCAGTTATCCACAGAGAACCTCCTGAAACACTTTGACCGTGGCATCTTGGTAGCTAGCAATTCCCGAGGTCTTTTTGTGCAGCGCCTCTGTACCATTCCCATTTCCTGGACTGGTCCCTGCACTCCGTCCGGGCCTGGACCCCATCTGCTACAGGACAAAATATGTGTGGAAGTCTTTAATTCTGCCAAATTCTTCCAAG GCCTAGCCCAATACCGCAAGGGCCTGGCCCCACCCCCTGAATTCCAGGTGACCCTAAATTTTTTGGAGGAGCACTGTGGTCCTGGATATACTCATAAGAATCTCATCACAGTCCAG ATGGAGCAGGCCTTTGCTCGATACCTGCTGTAA